The Desulfotignum phosphitoxidans DSM 13687 genome has a window encoding:
- the dsrM gene encoding sulfate reduction electron transfer complex DsrMKJOP subunit DsrM, with protein sequence MTQKYLIPLTAVFLLFLVAYAGAGAGLGWFFGIVFPYLAVIAFLVGFVIKVMGWARSAVPFRIPTTCGQQKSLPWIKQNRIDNPDTASGVFIRMLLEIFLFRSLFRNTKAAFNRNASNRITYSWEIFLWLAALAFHYAFLVVLLRHFRFFTAPVPSWVQFLEALDGIVQLGLPGLFLSGVVLPAAVLFLLARRLFDQKVRYISQGSDFFPLFLILGIAVTGIFMRYFTKVDILAIKEMTMGLVTLSPTIPDGVANLFYAHLFLVSILFAYFPASKLMHLGGVFLSPTRNMANNTRAKRHVNPWNYDVPIHTYEQYEDHFRDKMIEAGLPVEKKE encoded by the coding sequence ATGACACAAAAGTACTTGATCCCCCTGACAGCAGTTTTCCTGCTTTTTCTAGTGGCGTACGCGGGGGCGGGAGCAGGGCTTGGGTGGTTCTTCGGGATTGTTTTCCCGTACCTGGCGGTCATAGCCTTCCTGGTCGGCTTTGTCATCAAAGTCATGGGCTGGGCACGATCCGCCGTTCCCTTCAGGATTCCCACAACCTGCGGGCAGCAGAAATCGCTTCCCTGGATTAAACAGAACCGCATCGACAACCCTGACACCGCATCTGGTGTATTCATACGGATGTTGCTTGAAATCTTTTTGTTCAGGTCTTTATTCCGTAACACCAAGGCAGCCTTTAACCGCAACGCATCCAACCGCATCACCTATTCCTGGGAAATTTTCCTGTGGCTGGCGGCTCTGGCCTTTCATTATGCATTCCTGGTGGTATTGCTCAGGCACTTCCGGTTTTTCACAGCCCCGGTGCCGTCCTGGGTCCAGTTTTTAGAAGCCTTGGACGGTATTGTTCAGCTCGGTCTGCCCGGCCTGTTTCTGTCCGGCGTGGTGCTTCCGGCAGCGGTTTTGTTTCTGCTGGCAAGACGGCTGTTTGACCAGAAAGTCCGCTATATCTCCCAGGGATCCGATTTTTTCCCCTTGTTCCTGATTTTAGGCATTGCCGTTACCGGTATTTTCATGCGGTATTTCACCAAGGTGGATATTTTAGCCATCAAGGAAATGACCATGGGACTGGTCACATTGAGTCCCACCATTCCCGACGGGGTGGCCAATCTGTTCTATGCCCATCTGTTTCTGGTCAGTATTTTGTTCGCCTATTTTCCGGCCAGCAAGCTCATGCACTTAGGCGGCGTTTTCTTAAGTCCCACAAGGAACATGGCCAACAACACCCGGGCCAAACGGCATGTAAACCCCTGGAACTATGATGTGCCGATCCATACCTATGAACAGTATGAAGATCACTTCAGAGACAAAATGATTGAAGCTGGCCTGCCAGTGGAAAAAAAGGAGTAA
- the dsrK gene encoding sulfate reduction electron transfer complex DsrMKJOP subunit DsrK yields MADELTPDELLDKIDYGTDSGNWLDTTKSVQIRPGMYCYAAKPESVETLGLPNARSWNPTEEDWKLPDNWQQIIHDGIKERLEKFRTFKIFMDVCVRCGACADKCHFFLGTGDPKNMPVLRAELLRSIYRNDFTTAGKILQKIPGGQRLGGNRPLTLDVLKEMWYYFFQCTECRRCSVFCPYGIDTAEITIMARELFNLLGLNIDWIATPVSNCYTTGNHLGIQPHAFKDMLEFFVEDIEDITGVDCTPQFQKKGADILFITPSGDVFADPGTYTCQGYLILFQYLKEKYGLDVTWSTYASEGGNFGFFTSHETMKRLNAKMYYEAKRLGVKWILGGECGHMWRVIHQYMDTMNGPADFLEVPVNPITGTKFHNAASTKMVHITEFTADLIKHGKLELDKSRNANRIMTFHDSCNPSRGMGLLDEPRYVIQNVCDHFYEMPPNTIRENTFCCGSGAGLNAGENMELRMAGALPRATALKYVHEKYGVNTLGTICAIDRAALSTLCEYWVPEVEVAGVHELVGNALILPGEKERTEDLRMEPLPGCEEEE; encoded by the coding sequence ATGGCCGACGAACTGACACCCGATGAATTACTGGATAAAATAGACTATGGGACGGATTCGGGCAACTGGCTGGATACCACCAAATCCGTTCAGATCCGGCCGGGCATGTACTGTTATGCTGCCAAGCCGGAAAGTGTGGAAACCTTAGGGCTGCCCAATGCCAGAAGCTGGAACCCGACAGAAGAAGACTGGAAGCTGCCGGACAACTGGCAGCAAATCATCCATGACGGCATCAAGGAACGGCTTGAAAAATTCCGTACATTCAAGATCTTCATGGATGTGTGTGTCCGCTGTGGGGCCTGTGCCGACAAATGTCACTTCTTTTTAGGCACGGGGGATCCCAAGAACATGCCTGTGCTCAGAGCGGAACTGCTCAGATCCATTTACAGAAACGACTTTACCACTGCCGGAAAAATTTTGCAGAAAATTCCCGGAGGCCAGCGCTTAGGGGGCAACCGTCCTTTAACCCTGGATGTGCTCAAGGAGATGTGGTACTACTTTTTCCAGTGCACGGAATGCCGGCGCTGCTCCGTGTTCTGCCCCTACGGCATTGACACGGCCGAGATCACCATCATGGCCAGGGAGCTGTTCAATCTGCTGGGATTGAACATCGACTGGATCGCCACCCCGGTATCCAACTGCTACACGACGGGGAACCATCTGGGCATCCAGCCCCATGCGTTCAAGGACATGCTGGAATTTTTCGTGGAAGACATCGAGGACATCACCGGGGTGGACTGCACGCCCCAGTTTCAGAAAAAAGGGGCCGACATCCTGTTCATCACCCCGTCCGGCGATGTGTTTGCCGATCCGGGTACTTATACCTGTCAGGGGTATCTGATCCTGTTCCAGTATCTCAAGGAAAAATACGGCCTGGATGTCACCTGGTCCACCTATGCGTCCGAGGGCGGTAACTTCGGGTTCTTCACCTCCCACGAGACCATGAAGCGTCTCAACGCCAAGATGTATTATGAAGCCAAACGCTTAGGTGTCAAATGGATTTTAGGCGGCGAGTGCGGCCACATGTGGCGGGTGATCCACCAGTACATGGACACCATGAACGGACCGGCCGACTTTCTGGAAGTCCCGGTGAACCCCATCACCGGCACCAAGTTCCACAATGCCGCGTCCACCAAAATGGTGCATATCACGGAATTCACGGCCGATCTGATCAAACACGGCAAGCTGGAGCTGGACAAAAGCCGGAACGCCAACCGGATCATGACCTTCCATGATTCCTGCAACCCCTCAAGAGGCATGGGGCTTCTGGATGAACCCCGGTATGTGATCCAAAACGTGTGCGACCATTTCTATGAAATGCCGCCCAACACGATTCGTGAAAACACCTTCTGCTGCGGGTCCGGCGCCGGGCTCAACGCCGGAGAAAACATGGAGCTTCGTATGGCGGGGGCCCTGCCCCGAGCCACGGCCTTAAAATATGTCCATGAAAAATACGGGGTCAACACCCTGGGCACCATCTGCGCCATTGACCGGGCCGCGTTGTCCACCCTGTGTGAATACTGGGTTCCGGAAGTGGAAGTGGCCGGGGTTCACGAACTGGTGGGCAATGCCCTGATTCTGCCCGGAGAAAAGGAACGAACCGAAGACCTGAGAATGGAACCGCTGCCGGGTTGCGAGGAGGAGGAATAA
- a CDS encoding RsbRD N-terminal domain-containing protein, whose product MADQLKKKDRAPMTLKQSLIQNHDKLLKKWFQATINTYPPQSARILGKDVDRFDNPVGAVTRETLEDVLHLLASDYTSDTLEKALDPVIRIRAVQAFSAAEAVSFIFFLKQIGETVMDSAHTREFDRMVDQVVLAGFNRLMKCREDIFLLKATESKRRIHAAFERAGLVKELKEEDLLGSKKS is encoded by the coding sequence ATGGCAGATCAACTCAAAAAAAAAGACCGGGCACCCATGACCCTGAAACAATCCTTGATACAAAACCATGATAAATTACTGAAAAAATGGTTCCAGGCAACCATCAATACCTATCCTCCCCAGAGTGCACGGATTCTGGGAAAAGATGTAGACCGGTTCGACAATCCCGTGGGCGCAGTCACCAGAGAAACCTTGGAAGATGTGCTGCACCTGCTGGCTTCCGATTATACCAGTGACACCCTTGAAAAAGCCCTGGATCCGGTCATCCGCATTCGGGCGGTCCAGGCATTTTCCGCTGCCGAGGCAGTGAGTTTTATTTTTTTCCTGAAACAAATCGGAGAAACCGTCATGGATTCAGCCCACACCCGGGAATTCGACCGGATGGTGGACCAGGTCGTTTTAGCCGGGTTCAATCGACTGATGAAATGCAGAGAAGATATATTCCTTTTAAAGGCCACGGAAAGCAAACGACGGATTCACGCAGCCTTTGAAAGGGCAGGCTTGGTAAAAGAGCTCAAGGAGGAAGACCTGCTTGGCTCAAAAAAATCTTAA
- the dsrJ gene encoding sulfate reduction electron transfer complex DsrMKJOP subunit DsrJ has translation MTKNMIVTGLAVFVVAVLSPFWFNLVTTTQAAPEPELLGLAKEAKTCVLDKYDMRANHMSLLNEWRGAVVRNADRIYVAANGHSFNMSLSTGENSCLGCHEDKAKFCDACHTYTSVNPYCWECHINPKEIQ, from the coding sequence ATGACAAAAAACATGATCGTTACCGGACTGGCCGTATTTGTAGTGGCCGTGCTTTCCCCGTTCTGGTTCAACCTGGTGACAACCACCCAGGCGGCACCGGAACCGGAACTGCTGGGCCTGGCCAAAGAAGCCAAAACATGTGTCCTGGACAAATATGACATGCGGGCCAATCACATGTCTTTGCTGAATGAATGGCGGGGTGCCGTGGTACGGAATGCCGACCGCATCTACGTGGCAGCCAACGGCCATTCCTTCAACATGAGCCTGTCCACCGGAGAAAACTCCTGCCTGGGATGCCATGAAGACAAAGCCAAATTCTGTGACGCCTGTCATACCTATACATCGGTAAATCCTTATTGCTGGGAGTGTCACATAAACCCCAAGGAGATTCAATAA